From the genome of Anoplopoma fimbria isolate UVic2021 breed Golden Eagle Sablefish chromosome 1, Afim_UVic_2022, whole genome shotgun sequence, one region includes:
- the thap12b gene encoding THAP domain containing 12b has protein sequence MPNFCAAPNCTRKSTQSDLAFFRFPRDPERCRIWVENCRRADLEAKTSDQLNKHYRLCAKHFDPAMVCKTSPYRTVLKDTAIPTIFDLTSHLKNPHTRHRKRIKELTEEDLRKIKERRLASSIEQLASKKDAAVEDGTSATEDEPQLSTEEKGFREYLRSLFEVVVMLGKQSIPLAAGKASEAEYLSNNFQALLDYRMNAGDEALKKRFQSTAVNTEYISATQQSQLLDICENTVREEMLMEVRESRFFSLVTGDLVEVANEKHLPLFLHFVDQHNVLREEFLDFMSFDGDESALVERLESQLTERWGLSMEDCRGQAHKATGTSTTKMKAVAVLLMEKYPLALHMPCSHMALNVHLANTLPFPNVQVVMETLRKIGAFFRTPFTQDELEKAIDTHYQKNEEKGATLKQACGSGWTEQHNVFDVLLDMLPPLLLCMDNIRDNDDGKFADTVTAKAYSVTETLSDFEIIVTVVILKNVLTFTRAFGRNLQGETLDVFFAANSLTAVLHSLNEVNDNIDVYHEFWYEEAVSVANVMEVPVKVPRLFLRKQRAADVGEIQAEAYFKEYVTVPVIHGIMQEVEDMFSETNLKALKCLSLVPAVMGQMKFNTTEENYADVYRNDLPSPDTLPAELHCWRIKWKHRGKEVRLPTTIHETLQLPDVKFFPNVNSFLKVLSALPVLKLEDNRSDKANERLQVYLDSVPAKQWNKSLAMLNVNTHVKHDLDVMVDKYCRLYTEDDPETEAEAEAEAEAEAEAEAEAEAEAVAEEEAVAEEEAAIK, from the exons ATGCCGAATTTTTGCGCGGCCCCGAACTGTACACGGAAGAGCACACAGTCAGACTTGGCATTTTTTCGGTTTCCACGGGACCCAGAGAG ATGCCGAATCTGGGTAGAGAACTGCCGCAGAGCAGACCTAGAAGCAAAAACATCAGACCAGTTGAACAAGCACTACAGATTATGTGCCAAACACTTCGACCCAGCGATGGTGTGCAAAACT AGCCCCTATAGGACTGTGTTGAAGGATACAGCCATTCCAACCATATTTGATCTGACAAGCCATCTAAAAAATCCTCATACCAGACATCGGAAGCGGATTAAAGAACTt ACTGAAGAAGATTTGAGGAAGATTAAAGAAAGGAGAT TGGCGTCATCTATCGAACAGCTTGCTTCCAAAAAAGATGCAGCGGTTGAGGACGGCACAAGCGCCACTGAGGATGAACCTCAACTGTCCACCGAGGAGAAGGGGTTTCGTGAATACCTACGATCATTGTTTGAGGTTGTGGTCATGTTAGGAAAACAGAGTATCCCATTAGCTGCTGGCAAAGCATCAGAAGCTGAGTACCTGTCAAACAACTTCCAGGCCCTTCTCGATTACCGCATGAATGCTGGTGATGAAGCTTTGAAAAAGAGATTTCAGTCAACGGCTGTGAACACAGAATACATCTCTGCAACCCAGCAGAGCCAGCTGTTGGACATCTGTGAGAACACAGTGAGAGAGGAGATGCTAATGGAGGTGAGAGAGAGCCGCTTCTTCTCCCTAGTGACGGGTGACCTTGTTGAAGTTGCCAACGAGAAGCACCTGCCTTTATTTCTACACTTTGTGGATCAGCACAATGTCCTTCGAGAAGAGTTTTTGGACTTTATGTCTTTTGATGGTGATGAGTCTGCACTGGTAGAGAGGCTGGAAAGCCAGCTGACTGAGCGTTGGGGGCTCAGCATGGAGGACTGTCGTGGTCAGGCCCACAAGGCCACTGGGACTTCCACCACCAAGATGAAAGCTGTCGCAGTATTGCTGATGGAGAAGTATCCTCTGGCGTTGCACATGCCTTGCTCTCATATGGCACTGAACGTCCACCTGGCCAACACTCTGCCTTTTCCCAATGTCCAAGTCGTCATGGAGACTCTGAGAAAGATTGGCGCTTTCTTTAGAACCCCGTTTACACAGGATGAACTTGAAAAAGCTATCGATACTCACTACcagaaaaatgaagagaaaggaGCTACACTAAAACAAGCCTGTGGCTCAGGATGGACAGAGCAGCACAATGTCTTCGATGTGCTGCTAGATATGTTGCCGCCCCTGCTATTGTGCATGGACAACATTCGGGACAATGACGATGGAAAGTTTGCAGACACTGTTACAGCGAAGGCATATTCAGTCACAGAAACTCTGTCTGACTTTGAGATCATCGTCACCGTCGTCATCTTAAAGAATGTTCTCACGTTCACCAGAGCCTTTGGGAGGAATCTCCAAGGGGAAAcacttgatgtgttttttgctgCCAACAGCCTAACTGCTGTCCTACATTCACTAAACGAGGTCAACGATAACATTGATGTCTACCATGAGTTCTGGTATGAGGAGGCTGTGAGTGTGGCCAATGTAATGGAGGTTCCTGTGAAGGTGCCGAGGCTGTTTCTAAGGAAACAGCGTGCAGCCGATGTGGGTGAAATCCAAGCAGAGGCGTATTTTAAGGAGTATGTGACCGTCCCCGTTATCCATGGCATCatgcaggaggtggaggacatGTTCTCAGAGACCAACCTCAAAGCTCTGAAGTGCCTGTCGCTGGTCCCAGCTGTCATGGGGCAGATGAAGTTCAACACCACCGAGGAGAACTACGCAGACGTGTACCGCAACGACCTCCCCAGCCCGGACACACTTCCCGCAGAGCTCCACTGTTGGAGAATCAAGTGGAAGCACAGGGGCAAAGAGGTGCGCCTGCCCACCACCATTCATGAAACCCTGCAGCTGCCGGATGTCAAGTTCTTTCCCAACGTGAACTCATTCCTCAAGGTGCTCTCCGCCTTGCCAGTGCTGAAACTAGAGGACAACAGAAGTGACAAAGCGAATGAACGACTGCAGGTTTATCTTGACAGCGTGCCCGCTAAGCAGTGGAACAAAAGTCTGGCGATGCTTAACGTTAACACTCATGTCAAACATGACTTGGATGTCATGGTGGACAAATATTGCAGACTCTATACGGAGGACGATCCTGAaactgaggctgaggctgaagCTGAGGCTGAAGCTGAAGCTGAGGCTGAAGCTGAAGCTGAGGCTGAAGCTGTGGCTGAGGAAGAAGCTGTGGCTGAGGAAGAAGCTGCGATCAAGtga
- the dyrk1ab gene encoding dual-specificity tyrosine-(Y)-phosphorylation regulated kinase 1A, b isoform X1 has translation MMHPGGETSACKPSSVRLAPSFSLHTAGLQMAAPMPHTHQQYSDRHQPSTDQSVTVLPYSDQTPQLTANQRHMPQCFRDPTSAPLRKLSIDLIKTYKHINEVYYAKKKRRHQQGQGEDSSHKKERKVFNDGYDDDNYDYIVKNGEKWMDRYEIDSLIGKGSFGQVVKAYDRAEQEWVAIKIIKNKKAFLNQAQIEVRLLELMNKHDTEMKYYIVHLKRHFMFRNHLCLVFEMLSYNLYDLLRNTNFRGVSLNLTRKFAQQLCTALLFLATPELSIIHCDLKPENILLCNPKRSAIKIVDFGSSCQLGQRIYQYIQSRFYRSPEVLLGMPYDLAIDMWSLGCILVEMHTGEPLFSGANEVDQMNKIVEVLGIPPNHIMDLAPKARKFFEKLSDGTWSVKKTKDGKRYKPPASRKLHSILGVETGGPGGRRAGESGHAVADYLKFKDLILRMLDYDPKSRIQPYYALQHSFFKKTADEGTNTSSSVSTSPALEQSQSSGTTSSTSSSSGGSSGTSTSGRARSDPTHHHLHSGGHFGAALPTIDGDSLCPQARQPYPPPLVWGGGVGPESVAGETHPVQETTFHVPPQHPKALHPHSHTHHHHGQMMATRPRPRHYTSPTHSSSTQDSMEVVHGHLSMTSLSSSASSSSTSSSSTGNHGNQAYQLRHLPAGALDFGQNGGLSMGLGAFSNPRQETGMAAHPAFSMGTNTGPAHYLAEGHLGMRQGMDREESPMTGVCVQQSSMASS, from the exons ATGATGCATCCAG GAGGAGAGACTTCAGCATGCAAACCTTCGTCCGTCCGGCTTGCGccctctttttctttacacACTGCTGGTCTTCAGATGGCTGCTCCAATGCCCCATACGCACCAGCAGTACAGTGACCGCCACCAGCCAAGCACTGACCAATCTGTTACGGTTTTACCGTACAGCGACCAGACACCACAGCTCACTGCCAATCAG AGGCACATGCCCCAGTGCTTTCGTGACCCAACTTCAGCTCCCCTGAGGAAGCTCTCCATTGACCTtatcaaaacatacaaacacatcaatgag gtgtattatgcaaaaaagaAGCGACGGCACCAACAGGGTCAGGGTGAAGACTCCAGTcacaaaaaagagaggaaagtcTTCAATGATGGCTATGACGATGATAACTATGACTACATCGTCAAGAATGGGGAGAAGTGGATGGACCGCTATGAGATTGATTCCTTGATAGGAAAAGGATCATTTGGACAG GTTGTGAAAGCGTACGACCGTGCTGAGCAGGAATGGGTTGCCATTAAGATCATCAAGAACAAGAAAGCTTTCCTCAATCAAGCCCAGATTGAAGTGCGCCTCCTAGAGCTCATGAACAAACATGATACCGAGATGAAATACTACATCG TTCACCTAAAGCGTCACTTCATGTTCCGGAACCACCTCTGCCTCGTGTTTGAGATGCTTTCCTATAACCTGTATGACCTACTCCGAAATACCAACTTCCGCGGTGTCTCGCTCAACCTCACCCGGAAGTTTGCCCAGCAGCTATGCACGGCGCTGCTCTTCCTGGCCACGCCTGAGCTCAGCATCATCCACTGTGACCTGAAGCCTGAAAACATCCTCCTTTGTAACCCCAAGAGGAGTGCCATCAAAATAGTGGACTTTGGCAGCTCATGCCAACTGGGACAAAGG ATATACCAATATATCCAGAGTCGCTTCTACCGTTCCCCAGAGGTGCTGCTGGGAATGCCCTATGACCTGGCCATCGACATGTGGTCCTTGGGTTGCATCTTGGTAGAGATGCACACTGGAGAACCTCTCTTCAGCGGAGCCAATGAG GTGGACCAGATGAACAAAATAGTCGAGGTTCTTGGTATCCCACCTAATCACATAATGGACCTAGCCCCAAAAGCCAGGAAGTTTTTTGAGAAGCTTTCAGATGGTACATGGAGTGTTAAGAAGACCAAAGATGGCAAAAGG TATAAGCCTCCAGCCTCTCGGAAGCTCCACTCCATCCTGGGTGTGGAGACAGGGGGTCCAGGTGGCCGGCGGGCGGGGGAGTCTGGCCATGCTGTTGCTGACTACTTGAAGTTCAAGGACCTGATCCTCCGGATGTTGGACTATGACCCTAAGAGCCGCATCCAGCCCTACTATGCCCTGCAGCACAGCTTCTTCAAGAAGACTGCGGATGAGGGGACCAACACAAGCAGCAGCGTGTCCACAAGCCCCGCATTAGAGCAGTCCCAGTCTTCAGGAACCACCTCCAGCACCTCCTCTAGTTCAG GAGGATCTTCTGGGACAAGTACCAGTGGCAGAGCAAGATCAGACCCTACCCATCACCACTTGCACAGTGGAGGACACTTCGGCGCGGCCTTGCCTACCATCGATGGTGACAGCCTCTGCCCACAG GCAAGACAGCCTTACCCACCCCCTCTGGTGTGGGGAGGTGGTGTTGGACCAGAGTCAGTCGCTGGAGAGACCCACCCAGTCCAGGAGACCACCTTCCATGTCCCCCCTCAGCACCCTAAGGCCCTGCATCCCCACTCACATACTCATCACCACCACGGGCAGATGATGGCTACACGACCACGCCCACGCCACTACACCTCCCCGACACACAGCTCCTCAACACAGGACTCCATGGAGGTAGTTCATGGCCATCTGTCCATGACCTCCCtgtcttcctctgcctcctcttcctctacatCGTCCTCTTCCACTGGGAACCATGGCAACCAGGCCTACCAGCTCCGCCATTTGCCTGCCGGAGCCCTTGACTTTGGTCAGAATGGTGGGCTGAGCATGGGGCTAGGTGCCTTCTCGAACCCACGGCAGGAGACTGGCATGGCAGCGCACCCTGCATTCTCCATGGGCACGAACACAGGGCCTGCCCACTACCTAGCGGAAGGCCACCTGGGCATGAGGCAGGGCATGGACCGGGAGGAATCTCCAATgactggagtgtgtgtgcagcagagtTCTATGGCCAGCTCGTGA
- the dyrk1ab gene encoding dual-specificity tyrosine-(Y)-phosphorylation regulated kinase 1A, b isoform X2, which yields MAAPMPHTHQQYSDRHQPSTDQSVTVLPYSDQTPQLTANQRHMPQCFRDPTSAPLRKLSIDLIKTYKHINEVYYAKKKRRHQQGQGEDSSHKKERKVFNDGYDDDNYDYIVKNGEKWMDRYEIDSLIGKGSFGQVVKAYDRAEQEWVAIKIIKNKKAFLNQAQIEVRLLELMNKHDTEMKYYIVHLKRHFMFRNHLCLVFEMLSYNLYDLLRNTNFRGVSLNLTRKFAQQLCTALLFLATPELSIIHCDLKPENILLCNPKRSAIKIVDFGSSCQLGQRIYQYIQSRFYRSPEVLLGMPYDLAIDMWSLGCILVEMHTGEPLFSGANEVDQMNKIVEVLGIPPNHIMDLAPKARKFFEKLSDGTWSVKKTKDGKRYKPPASRKLHSILGVETGGPGGRRAGESGHAVADYLKFKDLILRMLDYDPKSRIQPYYALQHSFFKKTADEGTNTSSSVSTSPALEQSQSSGTTSSTSSSSGGSSGTSTSGRARSDPTHHHLHSGGHFGAALPTIDGDSLCPQARQPYPPPLVWGGGVGPESVAGETHPVQETTFHVPPQHPKALHPHSHTHHHHGQMMATRPRPRHYTSPTHSSSTQDSMEVVHGHLSMTSLSSSASSSSTSSSSTGNHGNQAYQLRHLPAGALDFGQNGGLSMGLGAFSNPRQETGMAAHPAFSMGTNTGPAHYLAEGHLGMRQGMDREESPMTGVCVQQSSMASS from the exons ATGGCTGCTCCAATGCCCCATACGCACCAGCAGTACAGTGACCGCCACCAGCCAAGCACTGACCAATCTGTTACGGTTTTACCGTACAGCGACCAGACACCACAGCTCACTGCCAATCAG AGGCACATGCCCCAGTGCTTTCGTGACCCAACTTCAGCTCCCCTGAGGAAGCTCTCCATTGACCTtatcaaaacatacaaacacatcaatgag gtgtattatgcaaaaaagaAGCGACGGCACCAACAGGGTCAGGGTGAAGACTCCAGTcacaaaaaagagaggaaagtcTTCAATGATGGCTATGACGATGATAACTATGACTACATCGTCAAGAATGGGGAGAAGTGGATGGACCGCTATGAGATTGATTCCTTGATAGGAAAAGGATCATTTGGACAG GTTGTGAAAGCGTACGACCGTGCTGAGCAGGAATGGGTTGCCATTAAGATCATCAAGAACAAGAAAGCTTTCCTCAATCAAGCCCAGATTGAAGTGCGCCTCCTAGAGCTCATGAACAAACATGATACCGAGATGAAATACTACATCG TTCACCTAAAGCGTCACTTCATGTTCCGGAACCACCTCTGCCTCGTGTTTGAGATGCTTTCCTATAACCTGTATGACCTACTCCGAAATACCAACTTCCGCGGTGTCTCGCTCAACCTCACCCGGAAGTTTGCCCAGCAGCTATGCACGGCGCTGCTCTTCCTGGCCACGCCTGAGCTCAGCATCATCCACTGTGACCTGAAGCCTGAAAACATCCTCCTTTGTAACCCCAAGAGGAGTGCCATCAAAATAGTGGACTTTGGCAGCTCATGCCAACTGGGACAAAGG ATATACCAATATATCCAGAGTCGCTTCTACCGTTCCCCAGAGGTGCTGCTGGGAATGCCCTATGACCTGGCCATCGACATGTGGTCCTTGGGTTGCATCTTGGTAGAGATGCACACTGGAGAACCTCTCTTCAGCGGAGCCAATGAG GTGGACCAGATGAACAAAATAGTCGAGGTTCTTGGTATCCCACCTAATCACATAATGGACCTAGCCCCAAAAGCCAGGAAGTTTTTTGAGAAGCTTTCAGATGGTACATGGAGTGTTAAGAAGACCAAAGATGGCAAAAGG TATAAGCCTCCAGCCTCTCGGAAGCTCCACTCCATCCTGGGTGTGGAGACAGGGGGTCCAGGTGGCCGGCGGGCGGGGGAGTCTGGCCATGCTGTTGCTGACTACTTGAAGTTCAAGGACCTGATCCTCCGGATGTTGGACTATGACCCTAAGAGCCGCATCCAGCCCTACTATGCCCTGCAGCACAGCTTCTTCAAGAAGACTGCGGATGAGGGGACCAACACAAGCAGCAGCGTGTCCACAAGCCCCGCATTAGAGCAGTCCCAGTCTTCAGGAACCACCTCCAGCACCTCCTCTAGTTCAG GAGGATCTTCTGGGACAAGTACCAGTGGCAGAGCAAGATCAGACCCTACCCATCACCACTTGCACAGTGGAGGACACTTCGGCGCGGCCTTGCCTACCATCGATGGTGACAGCCTCTGCCCACAG GCAAGACAGCCTTACCCACCCCCTCTGGTGTGGGGAGGTGGTGTTGGACCAGAGTCAGTCGCTGGAGAGACCCACCCAGTCCAGGAGACCACCTTCCATGTCCCCCCTCAGCACCCTAAGGCCCTGCATCCCCACTCACATACTCATCACCACCACGGGCAGATGATGGCTACACGACCACGCCCACGCCACTACACCTCCCCGACACACAGCTCCTCAACACAGGACTCCATGGAGGTAGTTCATGGCCATCTGTCCATGACCTCCCtgtcttcctctgcctcctcttcctctacatCGTCCTCTTCCACTGGGAACCATGGCAACCAGGCCTACCAGCTCCGCCATTTGCCTGCCGGAGCCCTTGACTTTGGTCAGAATGGTGGGCTGAGCATGGGGCTAGGTGCCTTCTCGAACCCACGGCAGGAGACTGGCATGGCAGCGCACCCTGCATTCTCCATGGGCACGAACACAGGGCCTGCCCACTACCTAGCGGAAGGCCACCTGGGCATGAGGCAGGGCATGGACCGGGAGGAATCTCCAATgactggagtgtgtgtgcagcagagtTCTATGGCCAGCTCGTGA